The following coding sequences are from one Melanotaenia boesemani isolate fMelBoe1 chromosome 17, fMelBoe1.pri, whole genome shotgun sequence window:
- the LOC121657080 gene encoding tissue alpha-L-fucosidase-like codes for MIAAFLFLVGLVSQTAAHYTPDWTSLDARPLPSWYDEAKLGIFIHWGVFSVPGFNSEWFWWHWQGQQPPDSKCVSYMTKNYPPGFSYPEFAPQFHAQFFNPEAWADIFKASGAKYVVLTAKHHEGFTNWGSPNSWNWNSVDTGPHRDLVGDLGEAVRNRSLHYGLYNSLYEWFHPFYLNDKKNGFKTQDFVMHKLLPELYNMVVRYRPEVIWSDGDWEAPDTYWNSTNFLAWLYNESPVKDTVVTNDRWGAGCACTHGGYYNCQDKYTPGQLPKHKWEKCTSVDMLSWGYRRNMRLKELMDLPTIIHDLVSTVALGGNYLLNVGPTADGMIPAVFEERLRGVGAWIEINGEAIYASKPWRVQTENSTVPVWYTSKDAIVYAIMTAKPPNLTVQLLIPKTSAATKVTLLGTPTPLSWGPLNPGGGLTILLPELPYSPGQAWTLKLEGVQ; via the exons ATGATCGCCGCTTTTCTCTTCCTTGTCGGTTTGGTGTCTCAAACTGCGGCTCACTACACCCCGGACTGGACCAGTTTGGATGCCAGGCCGCTCCCGTCGTGGTATGATGAAGCCAAGCTGGGGATTTTCATCCACTGgggtgtgttttctgttccGGGCTTTAACAGCGAGTGGTTCTGGTGGCACTGGCAGGGCCAGCAGCCTCCAGACTCAAAGTGCGTGAGCTATATGACCAAGAACTACCCACCTGGGTTCAGCTACCCGGAGTTTGCCCCTCAGTTTCACGCGCAGTTCTTTAACCCAGAGGCGTGGGCTGATATTTTCAAAGCCTCTGGTGCAAA ATATGTTGTCCTAACTGCCAAACACCATGAGGGCTTTACCAATTGGGGGTCTCCAAACTCTTGGAACTGGAATTCTGTTGACACTGGTCCTCACAGGGACCTGGTGGGAGATCTGGGAGAAGCTGTGCGCAACAG GTCTTTGCACTATGGACTCTACAACTCCTTGTATGAGTGGTTCCACCCTTTCTATCTGAATGACAAGAAGAATGGATTCAAAACACAAGATTTTGTGATGCATAAGCTGCTTCCAGAGCTTTATAACATGGTTGTAAG GTATCGCCCTGAAGTGATTtggtctgatggggattgggaGGCACCTGACACCTACTGGAACTCCACCAATTTCCTGGCCTGGCTCTACAATGAGAGCCCTGTTAAA GACACTGTTGTGACCAATGACCGATGGGGAGCTGGCTGTGCCTGCACACATGGTGGCTACTATAACTGCCAAGACAAGTACACTCCAGGCCAGCTGCCAAAGCACAAGTGGGAAAAATGCACATCTGTGGACATGTTGTCTTGGGGTTATCGTCGAAACATGAGGCTTAAAGAACTGATGGATTTGCCTACTATCATTCAT GATCTGGTCAGCACTGTGGCTCTTGGAGGCAACTATCTTCTCAACGTGGGTCCCACAGCTGATGGGATGATCCCAGCTGTGTTTGAGGAGAGGCTCAGGGGTGTTGGAGCTTGGATTGAGATCAATGGTGAGGCTATCTATGCCTCCAAACCCTGGAGGgttcaaacagaaaacagcacagtACCTGTCTG GTATACATCTAAAGATGCCATTGTCTATGCCATTATGACGGCAAAACCACCAAACCTCACAGTGCAACTGTTGATACCCAAAACATCAGCAGCCACAAAG GTGACCCTGCTAGGGACTCCTACACCTTTATCCTGGGGTCCTCTTAACCCCGGAGGTGGCCTTACCATCCTTCTTCCCGAGCTGCCTTATAGTCCTGGCCAAGCATGGACACTCAAACTGGAGGGTGTCCAGTGA